The following proteins are encoded in a genomic region of Pseudodesulfovibrio mercurii:
- the aroE gene encoding shikimate dehydrogenase, translating to MTRTYGIIGWPLGHTLSPALHNRGFAELGLDARYEAWPLEPDGLPAFIERVRTEPIYGLSVTIPHKRAVMAHLDRISDRALAIGAVNTVYWDGDLLCGENTDVIGVVAPLRGLDPLPRSAVVLGAGGAARAAVAGFLELGIERVAVSNRTRSKAEALAGDFGVKCVDWAGRMDVPWDLVCNTTPLGMSGDLVGETPWDAARFAAGAVAYDIVYNPLRTRFLAEAEAAGCRTVSGLEMFLHQGLAQFRLWTGRDMDEAGARRLLLSLLAPQPKQRG from the coding sequence GTGACCCGGACCTACGGCATCATCGGCTGGCCGCTGGGCCACACCCTGTCCCCGGCCCTGCACAACCGGGGCTTCGCCGAGCTCGGCCTGGACGCCCGCTACGAGGCATGGCCGCTCGAACCCGACGGCCTGCCCGCGTTCATTGAGCGCGTGCGCACCGAGCCGATTTACGGCCTGTCCGTGACCATCCCGCACAAGCGCGCGGTCATGGCCCATCTCGACCGCATCTCGGACCGCGCCCTGGCCATCGGCGCGGTCAATACCGTGTACTGGGACGGGGACCTGCTGTGCGGCGAGAACACCGACGTCATCGGCGTGGTCGCCCCCCTGCGCGGGCTCGACCCCCTGCCGCGCTCGGCCGTGGTGCTGGGCGCCGGCGGCGCGGCGCGGGCCGCCGTGGCCGGGTTCCTGGAGCTGGGCATCGAACGCGTGGCCGTGTCCAACCGCACCCGGAGCAAGGCCGAGGCACTGGCCGGGGATTTCGGCGTGAAATGCGTGGACTGGGCCGGACGCATGGACGTTCCCTGGGACCTGGTCTGCAACACCACGCCGCTGGGCATGTCCGGCGACCTGGTGGGCGAGACCCCGTGGGACGCAGCCCGATTCGCCGCGGGTGCGGTGGCCTACGACATCGTGTACAATCCGCTCAGGACCCGATTCCTGGCCGAGGCCGAAGCGGCCGGGTGCCGCACCGTCTCGGGCCTCGAGATGTTCCTGCACCAGGGGCTGGCCCAGTTCCGGCTGTGGACCGGGCGGGACATGGACGAGGCCGGGGCGCGGCGGCTGCTGCTGTCGCTCCTGGCCCCACAACCCAAGCAACGAGGATGA
- a CDS encoding ACP S-malonyltransferase: MTKTGILFPGQGSQEQGMGRDAAEANPAALELWKLAERESGLALREIYWDGDAADMADTRALQPALTVVNLSLWLAVKDKLSPAATAGHSLGEFASLGAAGVLGVEDCVRAVTLRGRLMAESGGAGHGMAAVVKLDQDKVEEIVARAVEQAGRELRIANYNTPAQFVISGEAEALDAAEALVKEARGRAIRLAVSGAFHSPLIREAADEFAVFLATLDWKGPAFPVFHNATALPEPDPAAILSTMQGQMTSSVLWTQTMRAMWALGVRRFIEVGPKGVLFKMLKANLGDEAEQWSGLNVGNLAQAGEL; the protein is encoded by the coding sequence ATGACCAAGACCGGCATTCTCTTCCCCGGACAGGGGTCCCAGGAACAGGGCATGGGCCGCGACGCGGCCGAGGCGAACCCCGCCGCCCTGGAACTCTGGAAACTCGCCGAGCGCGAGTCCGGCCTGGCCCTGCGCGAAATCTACTGGGACGGCGACGCGGCCGACATGGCCGACACCCGCGCCCTGCAACCCGCCCTGACCGTGGTCAACCTGAGCCTGTGGCTGGCCGTGAAGGACAAGCTCTCCCCCGCGGCCACGGCCGGGCACTCGCTCGGCGAATTCGCCTCCCTGGGCGCGGCCGGGGTCCTCGGCGTGGAGGACTGCGTCCGGGCCGTGACCCTGCGCGGGCGGCTCATGGCCGAAAGCGGCGGCGCTGGGCACGGCATGGCCGCCGTGGTCAAGCTGGACCAGGACAAGGTCGAGGAGATCGTGGCCCGGGCCGTGGAGCAGGCCGGCCGGGAACTGCGCATCGCCAACTACAACACCCCGGCCCAGTTCGTCATCTCCGGCGAGGCCGAGGCGCTGGACGCGGCCGAAGCCCTGGTCAAGGAGGCCAGGGGGCGGGCCATCCGGCTGGCCGTGTCCGGGGCGTTCCACTCCCCGCTCATCCGGGAGGCCGCCGACGAATTCGCCGTCTTCCTCGCGACCCTCGACTGGAAGGGGCCGGCCTTCCCGGTCTTCCACAACGCCACGGCCCTGCCCGAGCCCGACCCGGCGGCCATCCTGTCCACCATGCAGGGCCAGATGACCTCCTCGGTCCTGTGGACCCAGACCATGCGGGCCATGTGGGCGCTCGGCGTGCGCCGCTTCATCGAGGTCGGGCCCAAGGGCGTGCTCTTCAAGATGCTCAAGGCCAACCTCGGCGACGAGGCGGAGCAGTGGTCCGGCCTCAACGTGGGCAATCTGGCCCAGGCCGGGGAGCTGTAG
- a CDS encoding metallophosphoesterase family protein — translation MHDTSPLAVLADIHGNAAALKAVLDHARTRGLTRFVNLGDTFYGPLDPAGTWGILRAMDMPAVLGNQDRILLDDAPPPAVAAVRRALGPEALAWLAGLPATLRPEPDVLVCHGTPRDDAAYLLEDVTTGLPAPRPPEAILADLLPEARGCSLVLAGHSHHAGLAVAGDVTVVNPGSVGLPAYDDDDPPHVMASGSPRAAYAVLRRTGGGWDAEFVEVDYDWESAARLARENGRGDWARWLSTGLA, via the coding sequence ATGCACGACACCTCCCCCCTGGCCGTCCTGGCCGACATCCACGGCAACGCGGCCGCGCTCAAGGCCGTCCTGGACCATGCCCGGACGCGCGGCCTGACCCGGTTCGTCAACCTCGGCGACACCTTCTACGGCCCCCTGGACCCGGCCGGAACCTGGGGCATCCTGCGGGCCATGGACATGCCCGCCGTGCTCGGCAACCAGGACCGCATCCTGCTGGACGACGCGCCGCCGCCCGCCGTGGCCGCCGTGCGCCGGGCCCTCGGCCCCGAGGCCCTGGCCTGGCTGGCCGGGCTGCCCGCGACCCTGCGCCCGGAGCCGGACGTCCTGGTCTGCCACGGCACGCCCCGCGACGACGCCGCCTACCTGCTGGAGGACGTGACCACGGGCCTGCCCGCACCGCGCCCCCCCGAGGCGATCCTGGCCGACCTCCTGCCCGAGGCCCGGGGCTGCTCCCTGGTCCTGGCCGGACACAGCCACCATGCGGGCCTGGCCGTGGCGGGCGATGTCACCGTGGTCAATCCGGGCAGCGTGGGGCTGCCCGCCTACGATGACGACGATCCGCCCCACGTCATGGCCAGCGGCTCGCCCAGGGCGGCCTACGCCGTGCTCAGGCGCACCGGCGGAGGCTGGGACGCGGAGTTTGTGGAGGTGGACTACGACTGGGAATCCGCCGCCCGCCTGGCCCGGGAAAACGGGCGCGGGGACTGGGCGCGCTGGCTGTCCACGGGGCTGGCCTAG
- a CDS encoding peptidylprolyl isomerase has translation MQRRSLFAPVLWACALLLACFLFPALSAGPAQAGPNPVVVMETSMGRIMVMLYPAEAPKTVANFLKYVNAGFYDNTIFHRVIRAKGGQGMAVVQGGGYTFPVNRKAPLFPPIPNESSTALENLKGTIAMARADAPDSATCEFFFNVRDNSSLDFTQSASLTGASTYSQKTSAGYCAFGKVIRGMDVVEQINEVKTARAGRMEDVPVNPVILKKAYLAR, from the coding sequence ATGCAACGCCGCTCCCTTTTCGCCCCCGTCCTTTGGGCCTGCGCCCTGCTCCTGGCCTGTTTCCTGTTCCCGGCCCTGTCCGCCGGTCCGGCCCAGGCCGGGCCCAATCCGGTGGTGGTCATGGAGACCTCCATGGGCCGGATCATGGTCATGCTCTACCCCGCCGAAGCGCCCAAGACCGTGGCCAACTTCCTGAAATACGTGAACGCGGGCTTCTACGACAACACCATCTTCCACCGGGTCATCCGGGCCAAGGGCGGCCAGGGCATGGCCGTGGTCCAGGGCGGCGGCTACACCTTCCCGGTGAACCGCAAGGCCCCGCTCTTCCCGCCCATCCCCAACGAGTCGTCCACGGCCCTGGAAAACCTCAAGGGGACCATCGCCATGGCCAGGGCCGACGCGCCCGACTCGGCCACCTGCGAATTTTTCTTCAACGTCCGGGACAACTCGTCCCTGGACTTCACCCAGTCCGCCTCCCTGACCGGCGCGTCCACCTATTCCCAGAAGACCAGCGCGGGCTACTGCGCCTTCGGCAAGGTCATCCGGGGCATGGACGTGGTCGAACAGATCAACGAGGTCAAGACCGCCAGGGCGGGCCGCATGGAGGACGTCCCGGTCAATCCCGTGATCCTCAAGAAGGCCTACCTGGCCAGGTAA
- a CDS encoding N-acetylmuramoyl-L-alanine amidase, whose amino-acid sequence MKPHHVGNIRLLTALALCALAGLLLCASPARAASAKSYFTTGHAEFHALVKDARKAKYRSNWQKVEETFSLCLKTAPNGPYAPKALYYIGRVYEELGAQSGLKSDFRKAVDYYGRVLARYPRHGWADDCLFRRADVYARRLNETTAARLDLATIIVDYPRSDMRAKADAALKRLGKYQWAVNKVSGGSGDGLNAVASAAAKAPAPVKQQPVAAAPRDPSGLAHLDVVRFTSSDEYTRVVLELDAQVKYRYQVLGPNPAVNRPHRLYIDIQDSRLGHDVTASTTVSDGILRSIRTGQYSKDTTRVVLDFLNMQDYKIFPLQNPYRIVIDVYAPDGNSPAPAVASAEPAHKTPANSDYRPPKGSKQMAGSLLEQLGLTVRTIMIDAGHGGKDPGATANGLREKDINLEFARLLGGKLEAKGFRVIYTRTTDVFIPLEKRTAMANAQKADLFLSIHCNANHSRKVNGLETYSLNLAKTDAAVRIAARENGVDPHAISDIQFILTDLMINSKIKESRDLAGDVQTSTIKRVKKTYPINNKGTREAPFYVLMGAKMPSVLVEIGYITNKTEAARLRSDKYREHLANGIVDGVLAYKSQIERYAMN is encoded by the coding sequence ATGAAGCCGCATCACGTCGGAAACATACGCCTGCTGACCGCCCTGGCGCTCTGCGCCCTGGCGGGCTTGCTGCTGTGCGCTTCCCCGGCCCGCGCCGCCTCGGCCAAATCCTACTTCACCACGGGCCACGCAGAGTTCCACGCCCTGGTCAAGGACGCGCGCAAGGCCAAGTACCGCTCCAACTGGCAGAAGGTGGAGGAGACCTTCTCCCTCTGCCTCAAGACCGCGCCCAACGGCCCCTATGCGCCCAAGGCCCTGTACTACATCGGCCGGGTCTACGAGGAACTGGGCGCGCAGAGCGGGCTCAAGTCCGACTTCCGCAAGGCCGTGGACTACTACGGCCGGGTCCTGGCCCGGTACCCGCGCCACGGCTGGGCCGACGACTGTCTGTTCCGGCGGGCCGACGTCTACGCCCGCAGGCTCAACGAGACCACCGCCGCCCGGCTGGACCTGGCCACCATCATCGTGGACTACCCGCGCTCGGACATGCGCGCCAAGGCCGACGCCGCCCTGAAGCGGCTGGGCAAATACCAGTGGGCCGTGAACAAGGTCTCGGGCGGGTCGGGCGACGGCCTGAACGCCGTGGCCTCGGCGGCCGCCAAGGCCCCGGCCCCGGTCAAACAGCAGCCCGTGGCCGCCGCGCCCAGGGATCCGTCCGGCCTGGCCCATCTCGACGTGGTCCGGTTCACCTCCAGCGACGAGTACACCCGCGTGGTCCTGGAGCTCGACGCCCAGGTCAAGTACCGCTACCAGGTGCTCGGCCCCAACCCGGCCGTGAACCGCCCCCACCGCCTGTACATCGACATCCAGGACTCCCGCCTGGGCCACGACGTGACCGCCTCGACCACCGTGTCCGACGGCATCCTGCGCTCCATCCGCACCGGCCAGTACTCCAAGGACACCACCCGCGTGGTCCTCGATTTCCTGAACATGCAGGACTACAAGATATTTCCCCTGCAGAACCCCTACCGCATCGTCATCGACGTGTACGCGCCCGACGGCAATTCGCCCGCCCCGGCCGTGGCCTCGGCCGAGCCCGCGCACAAGACCCCGGCCAATTCCGACTACCGCCCGCCCAAGGGCAGCAAGCAGATGGCCGGGAGCCTCCTCGAACAGCTCGGCCTGACGGTCCGGACGATCATGATCGACGCCGGGCACGGCGGCAAGGACCCCGGCGCCACGGCCAACGGGCTGCGCGAAAAGGACATCAACCTGGAGTTCGCCAGGCTCCTGGGCGGCAAGCTCGAGGCCAAGGGGTTCCGGGTCATCTACACCCGGACCACGGACGTGTTCATCCCCCTGGAGAAGCGCACGGCCATGGCCAACGCCCAGAAGGCGGACCTGTTCCTGTCCATCCACTGCAACGCCAACCACAGCCGCAAGGTCAACGGGCTGGAGACCTACAGCCTGAACCTGGCCAAGACCGACGCGGCCGTGCGCATCGCGGCCCGCGAAAACGGCGTGGACCCGCACGCCATCTCGGACATCCAGTTCATCCTGACCGACCTGATGATCAACTCCAAGATCAAGGAGTCCCGCGACCTGGCCGGGGACGTGCAGACCAGCACCATCAAACGGGTGAAGAAGACCTACCCGATCAACAACAAGGGCACCCGCGAGGCCCCCTTCTACGTGCTCATGGGCGCCAAGATGCCCTCGGTCCTGGTGGAGATCGGCTACATCACCAACAAGACCGAGGCCGCCCGTCTGCGCTCGGACAAGTACCGCGAACACCTTGCCAACGGCATCGTGGACGGCGTCCTGGCCTACAAGAGCCAGATCGAACGCTACGCCATGAACTAA
- a CDS encoding HDOD domain-containing protein, translating to MSRREEILAACAKVVAMPTCVRKAGSLLDGPEADFSRLARIIEHDPGLTANLLKVVNASDPVGTGPVLTARAALDVLRSPDVLRFFISTGVAPYYVHVIAGYDQAPSQFLQHSTTVALASRELARTLGMDAPDHVYTAGLLSGIGKLLLGAYVQVDLRDILRLVFDRDLAFDRAEEAVFGITHAELGAVVLERWGLPESLTKVVRHHLRPDGYPGLDPVLDLVHVGNVLAKMIGLGLGADGLNYEVSNAVVERLGITSAVLDTVAANVVVELRSLWDLFLECSDDFCSL from the coding sequence GTGAGCCGACGAGAGGAGATCCTGGCGGCCTGCGCCAAAGTCGTGGCCATGCCGACCTGCGTGCGCAAGGCCGGGTCCCTGCTGGACGGCCCGGAGGCGGACTTCTCGCGGCTGGCCCGGATCATCGAGCACGACCCCGGCCTGACCGCCAACCTGCTCAAGGTGGTCAACGCTTCGGACCCGGTCGGAACCGGGCCGGTGCTGACCGCCCGCGCGGCCCTGGACGTCCTCAGGTCGCCCGACGTCCTGCGCTTCTTCATCTCCACGGGCGTGGCCCCGTACTACGTCCACGTCATCGCGGGCTACGACCAGGCCCCCAGCCAGTTCCTGCAACACTCCACCACCGTGGCCCTGGCCTCGCGCGAGCTGGCCCGGACCCTGGGCATGGACGCGCCCGATCACGTCTACACCGCCGGGCTGCTGTCCGGCATCGGCAAGCTCCTGCTCGGGGCCTACGTCCAGGTGGACCTGCGCGACATCCTGCGCCTGGTCTTTGACCGGGACCTGGCCTTCGACCGGGCTGAGGAGGCGGTCTTCGGCATCACTCACGCGGAGCTGGGCGCCGTCGTGCTCGAGCGCTGGGGGCTGCCCGAGTCCCTGACCAAGGTGGTCCGCCACCACCTGCGGCCGGACGGATATCCCGGCCTGGACCCGGTCCTGGACCTGGTCCACGTGGGCAACGTCCTGGCCAAGATGATCGGCCTGGGGCTCGGCGCGGACGGCCTCAACTACGAGGTCTCCAACGCTGTGGTCGAGCGGCTGGGCATCACCTCGGCGGTCCTGGACACGGTCGCGGCCAATGTGGTGGTCGAGTTGCGGTCCCTGTGGGACCTGTTCCTCGAATGTTCCGACGATTTTTGCAGCCTGTAG
- a CDS encoding MFS transporter, which translates to MQNKAAPSRHYGWTVCLTGAAVVFACLGLGRFSLGMLLPSMGASLSLDYGRMGLISTGNFTGYMLAVLLAGTITQSLGARRTIAAGLALVGLSMVLIGRADGFEPVLLLYFATGVGSGLANVPLMGLISHWFLRDTRGRAAGIMVSGNGVAIIFAGLFIPWVNQGSGGEGWRIGWLVLGLMAVAVAVLAGWLLRNHPRDKGLEPLGGAAPASASPTGPASAARTHQPERGSQRGTMVHLGIIYLLFGATSVVYATFIVTALVDVHHYGEDAAGRFWAVVGGLSVFSGPLFGWLSDRLGRRFGMIVVFSLFTVAYAFAALNGSPLFLYASVVIFGVVAWSIPTIMSAAVGDYMGPNRAVKAFGLITLFFGAGQIIGPVVAGYLADLSGDFNAAFWLCAALTACAVVLTALLRQPE; encoded by the coding sequence ATGCAGAACAAGGCCGCCCCTTCCCGCCACTACGGCTGGACCGTCTGCCTCACCGGGGCGGCCGTGGTCTTCGCCTGCCTCGGCCTGGGCCGGTTCTCCCTGGGCATGCTTCTGCCGTCCATGGGCGCATCCCTCAGCCTCGACTACGGGCGCATGGGGCTGATCAGCACCGGCAACTTCACCGGCTACATGCTCGCGGTCCTGCTGGCCGGGACCATCACCCAGTCCCTGGGCGCGCGTCGGACCATCGCCGCCGGGCTGGCCCTGGTGGGGCTGTCCATGGTCCTCATCGGCCGCGCCGATGGGTTCGAGCCGGTCCTGCTCCTGTATTTCGCCACTGGCGTCGGGTCCGGCCTGGCCAACGTGCCGCTCATGGGCCTCATTTCCCACTGGTTCCTGCGGGACACCCGTGGCCGGGCCGCCGGGATCATGGTCTCGGGCAACGGCGTGGCCATCATCTTCGCCGGGCTGTTCATCCCCTGGGTGAACCAGGGCTCCGGCGGCGAGGGCTGGCGCATCGGCTGGCTCGTCCTGGGGCTCATGGCCGTGGCAGTGGCCGTGCTGGCGGGCTGGTTGCTGCGCAACCATCCCCGCGACAAGGGGCTTGAACCCCTGGGCGGGGCCGCCCCCGCTTCCGCATCCCCCACCGGTCCCGCGTCCGCCGCCCGCACGCATCAGCCGGAGCGGGGCTCCCAGCGCGGGACCATGGTCCACCTGGGGATCATCTACCTGCTTTTCGGGGCCACGTCCGTGGTCTACGCCACCTTCATCGTCACCGCCCTGGTGGACGTGCATCACTACGGCGAGGACGCGGCCGGGCGGTTCTGGGCCGTGGTCGGCGGGCTTTCGGTCTTCTCCGGCCCGCTCTTCGGCTGGCTGTCCGACCGGCTCGGCCGCCGGTTCGGCATGATCGTGGTCTTCTCCCTGTTCACCGTGGCCTACGCCTTCGCCGCCCTGAACGGCTCGCCCCTGTTCCTCTACGCCTCGGTGGTCATCTTCGGCGTGGTCGCCTGGAGCATCCCGACCATCATGTCCGCGGCCGTGGGCGACTACATGGGCCCCAACCGGGCGGTCAAGGCCTTCGGTCTGATCACCCTGTTCTTCGGCGCGGGCCAGATCATCGGCCCCGTGGTCGCCGGATACCTGGCCGACCTCTCCGGCGACTTCAACGCCGCCTTCTGGCTCTGCGCCGCCCTCACCGCCTGCGCCGTGGTCCTGACCGCCCTGCTGCGGCAGCCGGAGTGA
- a CDS encoding HIT family protein — MSIVDSECIFCKIVAGEIPCARIYESDTVLAFLDIAPVHPGHALVLPKDHYPTLMDIPSGLGEDLFRALSAVGGAVMQATGADGLNLMQNNFEAAGQLVHHAHFHLIPRFAEDGLKLWGQSSYENPDDMRKLAATIAGLLK; from the coding sequence ATGTCCATTGTGGATTCCGAGTGTATTTTTTGCAAGATCGTGGCCGGGGAGATTCCCTGCGCCAGGATATATGAATCGGACACGGTCCTGGCCTTCCTGGACATCGCCCCCGTGCATCCCGGGCATGCCCTGGTCTTGCCCAAGGACCATTACCCCACGCTCATGGACATCCCGTCCGGGCTGGGCGAGGACCTGTTCCGGGCCCTGTCCGCCGTGGGCGGCGCGGTCATGCAGGCCACGGGCGCGGACGGGCTCAACCTCATGCAGAACAACTTCGAGGCGGCCGGACAGCTGGTTCACCACGCGCATTTTCATCTCATCCCGCGGTTCGCGGAAGACGGCCTGAAACTGTGGGGCCAGTCGTCCTACGAGAACCCGGACGACATGCGGAAACTCGCGGCCACCATCGCGGGATTGCTGAAGTAA
- a CDS encoding integration host factor subunit alpha, translating to MSTLTKAGIVDYIYERTDKNRAEIKDLVEIILEIMKKSIKKDHALLISGFGKFEAYDKRARKGRNPQTTQTITLPPRKVVVFRLSRKFRAELNP from the coding sequence ATGAGCACTCTCACCAAAGCCGGTATCGTGGACTACATCTACGAACGCACCGACAAGAACCGCGCCGAGATCAAGGACCTGGTGGAGATCATTCTCGAGATCATGAAGAAGTCCATCAAGAAGGACCACGCCCTGCTGATCTCCGGTTTCGGCAAGTTCGAGGCGTACGACAAGCGCGCCCGCAAGGGCCGCAATCCGCAGACGACCCAGACCATCACCCTGCCCCCGCGCAAGGTGGTCGTCTTCCGGCTGTCCCGGAAGTTCCGCGCCGAACTGAATCCCTAG
- a CDS encoding tetratricopeptide repeat protein, which yields MIKRTIQFCFFFGLLLVGIHYSAFPEVAHDLKAAARSGDPAAQVALARLYFEGGFGGHDPVSAAKWLQRAADQGDPDAMNILGRFYLAGVGVDRDGARGLDLLRTAADKGQPQAQAYMAYAYGKGAGVERSAALFLEWTRKAARSGDARSQFNLAILQLTGSLVPRDVPEARQWLERSANQGFTEAQVALGELLLRGADQPPDPVEACKWFVIAGTKGHPRAEQRLNQVVAHMTQAEVDEAAHRANAWLESRGGFR from the coding sequence ATGATCAAACGAACGATCCAGTTTTGCTTTTTCTTCGGCCTGCTCCTGGTCGGAATCCACTATTCCGCCTTTCCCGAGGTGGCCCACGACCTCAAGGCCGCGGCCCGGTCCGGCGACCCGGCGGCCCAGGTGGCCCTGGCGCGTCTGTATTTCGAGGGCGGCTTCGGCGGGCACGACCCGGTCTCGGCCGCGAAATGGCTGCAACGGGCCGCCGACCAGGGCGACCCGGACGCCATGAACATCCTCGGCCGGTTCTACCTGGCGGGCGTGGGCGTGGACCGCGACGGGGCCAGGGGGCTCGACCTGCTCCGGACCGCCGCCGACAAGGGCCAGCCCCAGGCCCAGGCCTACATGGCCTACGCCTACGGCAAGGGCGCCGGGGTCGAGCGCAGCGCCGCCCTGTTCCTGGAATGGACCCGCAAGGCCGCCCGGTCCGGCGACGCCCGGAGCCAGTTCAACCTGGCCATCCTCCAGCTCACCGGCAGCCTGGTCCCGCGCGACGTGCCCGAGGCCCGGCAGTGGCTCGAACGATCGGCAAACCAGGGGTTCACCGAGGCCCAGGTCGCCCTGGGCGAACTGCTCCTGCGCGGCGCGGACCAGCCCCCGGACCCGGTCGAGGCGTGCAAGTGGTTCGTCATCGCCGGAACCAAGGGCCACCCCAGGGCCGAACAGCGCCTGAACCAGGTCGTCGCGCACATGACCCAGGCCGAAGTAGATGAAGCCGCCCACCGGGCCAATGCGTGGCTTGAGAGCAGGGGCGGCTTCCGATAG
- a CDS encoding acetyltransferase, which yields MRIVIIGGGGHARVVADILLAVEGMEPVGFVTAERAPGTPGPFGLPVLGGDDAVDDIPHDGLVVAVGDNGIRRRLFEHFAARGETFVNAVHPTAILAPDVVLGRGCMVCPGAIVNTGSVIGDDVILNTGSVTDHDCRIGDHAHVAPGAKLAGAVRIGAGVLVGLGAAVLPGVSLGDGAVAGAGAVVLGDVPAGSTVVGVPARPKT from the coding sequence ATGAGAATAGTGATCATAGGCGGCGGGGGCCACGCCCGCGTGGTGGCGGACATCCTGCTGGCCGTGGAGGGCATGGAGCCCGTGGGCTTCGTCACGGCGGAGCGCGCGCCCGGCACACCCGGCCCCTTCGGCCTGCCCGTGCTCGGCGGCGACGACGCCGTGGACGACATCCCCCACGACGGCCTGGTGGTGGCCGTGGGCGACAACGGTATCCGGCGGCGGCTCTTCGAGCACTTCGCGGCCAGGGGCGAGACCTTCGTCAACGCGGTCCACCCCACGGCCATCCTCGCCCCGGACGTGGTCCTGGGCCGGGGCTGCATGGTCTGTCCGGGGGCCATCGTCAACACCGGGAGCGTCATCGGCGACGACGTCATCCTGAACACCGGCAGCGTGACCGACCACGACTGCCGCATCGGGGATCACGCGCACGTGGCTCCGGGCGCCAAGCTGGCGGGCGCGGTGCGCATCGGCGCGGGCGTGCTGGTCGGGCTGGGCGCGGCCGTGCTGCCGGGCGTGTCCCTGGGCGACGGGGCCGTGGCCGGCGCGGGCGCGGTGGTCCTGGGCGACGTGCCCGCGGGATCGACCGTGGTCGGGGTTCCGGCCCGGCCGAAAACCTGA
- a CDS encoding SPOR domain-containing protein, whose protein sequence is MKKIILALAALAAALVLGGCFRQHIESAPPVRQPAQTTAAPAQPVIEETHVVGDEKPLDGPVEEVYEVDAAKQAGQQAPAVGEADLAEESLPDADQLKREAEAAAAQGTPPAKTAVPAQAAPAPVAAQAAPAAPAAPAVKAPTNPEDEVVGIGDETEMPGAAAVAAPAEPPVAAPAVAAGGPYYVQVGAFSDVTNANRALERLIADGYKGSVMVKTDEGLFRVQAGSFPDEATAGAALEKLKADYPKGFVLKKP, encoded by the coding sequence ATGAAGAAAATCATACTTGCCCTGGCGGCGCTTGCCGCCGCCCTCGTCCTGGGCGGCTGTTTCCGCCAGCACATCGAATCCGCGCCGCCCGTGCGCCAGCCCGCGCAGACCACGGCCGCGCCCGCCCAGCCCGTCATCGAGGAGACCCACGTGGTCGGCGACGAAAAGCCCCTGGACGGGCCGGTGGAGGAGGTCTACGAGGTGGACGCCGCCAAGCAGGCCGGACAGCAAGCCCCGGCAGTGGGCGAGGCCGACCTGGCCGAGGAGTCCCTGCCCGACGCGGACCAGCTCAAGCGCGAGGCCGAGGCCGCCGCTGCCCAGGGCACCCCGCCGGCAAAGACCGCTGTCCCGGCCCAGGCCGCTCCGGCTCCGGTTGCGGCCCAGGCCGCTCCGGCCGCCCCCGCCGCCCCGGCGGTCAAGGCCCCGACCAACCCCGAGGACGAGGTGGTCGGCATCGGCGACGAGACCGAGATGCCGGGCGCGGCCGCCGTCGCGGCTCCGGCCGAGCCCCCGGTTGCGGCTCCCGCCGTGGCTGCGGGCGGTCCGTACTATGTGCAGGTGGGCGCGTTCTCGGACGTGACGAACGCGAACAGAGCCCTTGAGCGTCTCATTGCGGACGGCTACAAGGGCTCCGTGATGGTCAAAACCGACGAGGGGCTATTCCGCGTGCAGGCGGGTTCGTTCCCTGACGAGGCAACGGCCGGGGCCGCCCTTGAGAAACTGAAGGCGGACTACCCCAAGGGGTTCGTGCTGAAGAAGCCTTAG
- a CDS encoding chemotaxis protein CheD produces the protein MNNTLVVGISDMKLSANPGDVIVTYSLGSCLGVAIYDPKARIGGMVHCLLPTAAAAREKARANPFMFVNTGVAMTVRRLVDLGADRNRLVFKAAGGANMRRDRIFDTGVRNFKALMRLLEHNHRRLAAHDVGGTTPRTLFLYLDTGRVVVRVLGKESDL, from the coding sequence ATGAACAACACGCTGGTCGTCGGCATCTCGGACATGAAGCTGTCCGCCAACCCCGGAGACGTCATCGTCACCTATTCCCTGGGCTCCTGCCTCGGGGTCGCGATCTACGACCCCAAGGCGCGGATCGGCGGCATGGTCCACTGCCTGCTGCCCACGGCCGCCGCGGCCAGGGAAAAGGCGCGGGCCAACCCGTTCATGTTCGTCAACACCGGGGTGGCCATGACCGTGCGCAGGCTGGTGGACCTCGGGGCGGACCGGAATCGGCTGGTCTTCAAGGCGGCGGGCGGGGCGAACATGCGCAGGGACCGCATCTTCGACACGGGCGTGCGCAACTTCAAGGCGCTCATGCGCCTGCTGGAGCACAACCACCGGCGGCTGGCGGCCCATGACGTGGGCGGAACCACCCCGCGCACACTCTTTCTGTACCTGGACACCGGTCGTGTGGTAGTGCGGGTCCTGGGGAAGGAGAGCGATCTGTGA